One part of the Acidobacteriota bacterium genome encodes these proteins:
- a CDS encoding TIR domain-containing protein: MPELPSVFISYSHKDELWKDRLLPQLKALEQAGVLDVWEDRRIDAGDQWYPEIRAAMEKAAVSVCLISPDYLASDFCAKEEVPFMLKRCEQEGMVLLPVLLRPCVWKVHRWLKDTQMWPRDGKTVAVDFENKWDVPFAQVAEQICDRVLAGIELKQSAERSTGKLIGLIEKSLPGDLSGLLAGILGTPAATGAALPIEGILGGSRGGDQTSLPPPSPAPAPPAPRWPAPEKIDITRLPSTGMDVFGRDKELNLLDEVWEKQEVKVISFVAWGGVGKSTLVNKWLEAMQADNYRGARRVYAWSFYSQGTSSINQGAASADLFIDQALRWFGDADPTAGTPWDKGERLAALIRQQRTLLLLDGLEPLQSPHAHERGKLKDPALLTLLEELARDNSPGPGLCVITTRERLPALEDGTGSYGTGSVSDLSIDSGRMDASGLIAEAQVANAPRSVPSAAFIQLNLETLSPAAARAFLRVGGVRGTDEELTAAAESFGSHALALKLLAEYLRDITGHSITEAARIPDLDISVDAGKHPRRVIAALAARFGAGAESEVLRLLGLFDRTADGASLAALRKAPKIAGLTDHIGATDEANWLRALQRLRKYKLLDAESHHAPDELEAHPLVREHFRDVLQQTAPDAWRAANDRLYEHLTRTAKDLPDTLAEMEPLFAAIAHGCAAGRLNDAYWDVHWRRIHRENEGFVIKKLGAIGADLGALRNFFATPWRQPLAELKPAQQGFILNQAGFDLRALGQLPAAAQPMLAGLEMRLAQEDWKNAAINARNLSELSLTLGELPQALAYAQQCIELADRSGDSFERMVERTKLADALHQAGRLAESAAAFREAETLQKEYDPTYPLLYSLRGFQYCDLLLTQGHGQEMRTRAAKFFEWRVPSDSLLDIALDQLALGRAWLWEAQQPAAPAAAPAFAEAGPWLQRAVDGLRQAGRLDYLPLGLLARAAWQRLAGAGSDAGLAARAWRDVNEALRIAQRGSMRLHLADAHLEAARLCLAQRDATQARSHWEQARDLVAQTGYHRRDGEVEELRQALG; the protein is encoded by the coding sequence ATGCCCGAATTACCGAGTGTTTTCATCAGCTACAGTCACAAAGACGAACTCTGGAAAGACCGCCTGTTGCCACAGCTCAAGGCGCTGGAGCAGGCCGGTGTGCTCGACGTGTGGGAAGACCGCCGGATTGACGCGGGCGATCAGTGGTATCCCGAAATCCGCGCCGCGATGGAAAAGGCCGCCGTCTCGGTCTGTTTGATCTCGCCCGATTATCTGGCCTCAGACTTTTGCGCCAAAGAAGAAGTCCCGTTCATGCTCAAGCGTTGCGAGCAGGAAGGCATGGTCTTGCTGCCCGTCCTGCTGCGCCCGTGCGTGTGGAAAGTGCATCGCTGGTTGAAAGACACACAGATGTGGCCGCGCGATGGCAAGACCGTCGCAGTGGATTTCGAGAACAAGTGGGATGTGCCGTTTGCGCAAGTGGCCGAGCAGATTTGCGACCGCGTGCTCGCGGGCATCGAATTGAAACAATCGGCTGAACGTTCCACCGGCAAGCTGATTGGCTTAATCGAAAAAAGCCTGCCCGGCGATCTGTCCGGTTTGCTCGCGGGCATCCTGGGCACGCCAGCCGCAACCGGCGCGGCTCTGCCCATAGAAGGCATCCTGGGCGGCTCGCGCGGTGGCGACCAAACATCGCTGCCACCGCCATCACCTGCACCAGCGCCGCCCGCGCCACGTTGGCCCGCGCCCGAAAAAATAGACATCACGCGGCTGCCCAGCACCGGCATGGATGTTTTCGGACGCGACAAGGAATTGAACCTGCTCGACGAGGTTTGGGAAAAGCAGGAGGTCAAGGTCATCAGCTTCGTCGCCTGGGGTGGCGTCGGCAAATCAACGCTCGTCAACAAGTGGCTCGAAGCCATGCAAGCCGACAACTATCGCGGCGCGCGGCGCGTTTACGCCTGGTCGTTTTACAGCCAGGGCACGAGCAGCATCAATCAAGGGGCGGCTTCGGCGGATTTGTTCATAGACCAGGCGCTGCGCTGGTTTGGCGACGCCGACCCGACCGCCGGTACGCCGTGGGACAAGGGCGAACGCCTGGCCGCGCTGATTCGTCAGCAGCGCACGTTGCTGTTGCTGGACGGCCTAGAGCCGTTGCAATCGCCCCACGCCCACGAACGCGGCAAGCTCAAAGACCCGGCCTTGCTGACGCTGCTCGAAGAGTTGGCGCGCGACAACAGTCCGGGGCCGGGGCTGTGTGTGATCACGACGCGCGAACGGCTGCCTGCGCTGGAAGACGGAACGGGGAGCTACGGAACGGGGAGCGTCAGCGACCTGAGCATTGACAGTGGACGCATGGATGCCAGCGGGCTAATTGCCGAGGCGCAGGTCGCTAACGCTCCCCGTTCCGTACCAAGCGCTGCCTTCATCCAACTCAATCTCGAAACCCTTTCGCCCGCCGCGGCGCGAGCGTTCCTGCGCGTAGGCGGTGTGCGCGGCACCGACGAAGAGTTGACGGCGGCGGCGGAATCGTTCGGCAGTCACGCGCTGGCGTTGAAGCTGCTGGCCGAATACCTGCGCGACATCACCGGCCATTCGATTACGGAGGCGGCGCGCATTCCCGATTTGGACATTTCTGTTGACGCGGGCAAACACCCGCGCCGCGTGATCGCCGCACTGGCTGCGCGTTTCGGCGCGGGTGCCGAAAGCGAAGTGCTGCGGCTGCTCGGCCTGTTTGACCGCACGGCGGATGGAGCATCGCTGGCTGCGTTGCGTAAAGCGCCGAAGATTGCGGGACTGACCGATCACATCGGCGCAACGGACGAGGCCAACTGGTTGCGGGCGCTGCAACGGCTGCGCAAATACAAGCTGCTCGACGCTGAGAGCCACCACGCGCCGGACGAGTTAGAAGCTCATCCGCTGGTGCGCGAACACTTCCGCGACGTGCTGCAACAGACAGCGCCCGACGCCTGGCGCGCCGCCAACGACCGGCTTTACGAACACCTCACGCGCACGGCCAAAGACCTGCCCGATACGCTGGCCGAAATGGAACCGCTGTTCGCCGCCATCGCGCACGGTTGCGCGGCGGGGCGGTTGAATGATGCGTATTGGGATGTGCATTGGCGGCGGATTCACAGAGAGAATGAAGGGTTCGTTATCAAAAAGCTCGGCGCGATTGGCGCTGATCTGGGCGCGCTGCGCAATTTTTTTGCCACGCCCTGGCGGCAACCGTTGGCGGAACTCAAGCCAGCGCAGCAAGGTTTCATCCTAAATCAAGCGGGCTTTGACCTGCGCGCTCTGGGGCAATTGCCGGCAGCGGCGCAACCCATGCTGGCGGGGTTGGAAATGCGTCTTGCGCAGGAAGACTGGAAAAACGCCGCCATCAACGCCCGCAACCTCAGCGAACTCTCGCTGACGCTGGGCGAGTTGCCGCAAGCGCTTGCTTACGCGCAGCAATGCATCGAGTTGGCCGACCGCAGCGGCGACAGCTTTGAGCGAATGGTGGAGCGCACCAAATTGGCGGATGCCCTGCATCAGGCAGGCCGGTTAGCGGAATCCGCCGCCGCCTTTCGTGAGGCCGAAACGCTGCAAAAGGAATATGACCCCACTTATCCGCTCCTTTACTCATTGCGGGGATTTCAATACTGCGACCTATTGCTGACCCAAGGCCACGGGCAGGAAATGCGCACCCGCGCGGCGAAGTTCTTTGAATGGCGTGTGCCATCAGATTCGCTGCTCGACATCGCGCTGGATCAGCTTGCGCTGGGGCGCGCCTGGCTGTGGGAAGCGCAGCAACCCGCCGCGCCCGCCGCCGCCCCGGCCTTTGCCGAAGCCGGGCCATGGTTGCAACGCGCGGTGGACGGTTTGCGGCAGGCCGGACGGCTTGATTACTTGCCGCTTGGTCTGCTCGCCCGCGCCGCGTGGCAGCGGCTGGCGGGTGCGGGTTCAGACGCCGGGCTGGCGGCACGGGCGTGGCGGGACGTGAACGAAGCCTTGCGCATCGCCCAGCGCGGCTCCATGCGCTTGCACCTCGCGGACGCCCATCTCGAAGCGGCCCGCCTCTGCCTGGCTCAGCGGGATGCAACACAAGCGCGCTCGCATTGGGAACAGGCCCGCGACCTGGTTGCACAAACCGGCTACCACCGGCGCGACGGTGAGGTTGAGGAATTGCGGCAGGCGTTGGGCTGA